One region of Molothrus aeneus isolate 106 chromosome 1, BPBGC_Maene_1.0, whole genome shotgun sequence genomic DNA includes:
- the NTAQ1 gene encoding protein N-terminal glutamine amidohydrolase isoform X1: MARPEAGYEAAVPPRPACTYTSCYCEENVWKLCDYIRSQDRYPLEEFYAVFISNDKRMIPLWKQKSGHGDEPVVWDYHVILLHLSSREQNFIYDLDTVLPFPCPFDVYSVEAFRLDDSLRPEFHRKIRMIRADLYLKTFASDRSHMKDANGKWQKPPPPYPCIETADSKMNLDDFISMNPEVGWGSVFSLSDFVHRFGSQTDYSYSLEGQ, encoded by the exons ATGGCGCGGCCCGAGGCTGGTTATGAGGCGGCGgtgccgccccgccccgcctgCACCTACACCAGCTGCTACTG CGAAGAAAATGTTTGGAAGCTTTGTGACTACATCAGGAGTCAGGATCGGTACCCTTTAGAAGAATTTTATGCTGTTTTCATATCCAATGATAAGAGGATG ATTCCACTCTGGAAGCAGAAATCTGGACATGGAGATGAGCCTGTTGTCTGG GACTACCATGTTATTCTACTTCATCTTTCCAGCCGGGAGCAGAACTTCATTTATGATCTTGACACAGTGTTGCCATTTCCCTGTCCTTTTGATGTGTACAGTGTGGAGGCCTTCAGGTTGGATGACAGCCTTCGGCCAGAGTTTCACAG gAAAATCAGAATGATTCGAGCAGATTTGTACTTGAAGACATTTGCTTCAGACAGATCTCACATGAAGGATGCAAATGGGAAATGGCAGAAACCTCCTCCTCCATACCCTTGCATTGAAACTGCAG ATTCCAAGATGAACTTGGATGATTTCATCAGTATGAATCCCGAAGTGGGATGGGGCTCAGTGTTCTCCCTTTCAGACTTCGTGCATCGATTTGGCAGTCAGACTGATTACAGCTATTCCTTGGAAGGACAGTAA
- the NTAQ1 gene encoding protein N-terminal glutamine amidohydrolase isoform X2, whose protein sequence is MEMSLLSGCFWQLNTRHSNSQTVLLQQDYHVILLHLSSREQNFIYDLDTVLPFPCPFDVYSVEAFRLDDSLRPEFHRKIRMIRADLYLKTFASDRSHMKDANGKWQKPPPPYPCIETADSKMNLDDFISMNPEVGWGSVFSLSDFVHRFGSQTDYSYSLEGQ, encoded by the exons ATGGAGATGAGCCTGTTGTCTGG GTGCTTCTGGCAGCTGAACACTCGACACTCAAATTCACAGACCGTGTTACTGCAACAG GACTACCATGTTATTCTACTTCATCTTTCCAGCCGGGAGCAGAACTTCATTTATGATCTTGACACAGTGTTGCCATTTCCCTGTCCTTTTGATGTGTACAGTGTGGAGGCCTTCAGGTTGGATGACAGCCTTCGGCCAGAGTTTCACAG gAAAATCAGAATGATTCGAGCAGATTTGTACTTGAAGACATTTGCTTCAGACAGATCTCACATGAAGGATGCAAATGGGAAATGGCAGAAACCTCCTCCTCCATACCCTTGCATTGAAACTGCAG ATTCCAAGATGAACTTGGATGATTTCATCAGTATGAATCCCGAAGTGGGATGGGGCTCAGTGTTCTCCCTTTCAGACTTCGTGCATCGATTTGGCAGTCAGACTGATTACAGCTATTCCTTGGAAGGACAGTAA